In Acidobacteriota bacterium, a genomic segment contains:
- a CDS encoding Smr/MutS family protein, producing MQATTLRALEFDQIAAVVRSYAVTPFGAARLERLTPSTEPVRVAEALDLTGEAILLLQDHQTLPLRGNETVQGAIDGLAVAGAPLEPLRLLALADFFDSVDRSAALVERAATRLPALAAVARRASRFTDENARVRKAISQHGEVVDEASPALAHLRDKLRKQRQRLRGTLESYLRGRDTAKYLQDQVITERNGRFVIVVRAEHRGAIPGLVHGASASGASLYLEPLSTVDVNNDIVALEEQEAEEVHRILLGLTDGYRARAVDLHATLDAATALDEIQAKARFSMSFNGVRPALSHDGRLELRHARHPLLIPAVARRVPSFATMTHPVATEGKPEAGVRVPREKEPVASDLLVVPPAKALVITGPNTGGKTVALKTAGLLVLMAQAGLFVPAEAGSRLPVFRSVFADIGDEQSIAANLSTFSWHMTSIVAMDEALRLPALVLLDEVGNGTDPVEGGALGVAVIDHFRQRGAVVVATTHYETIKSYATSTPGVTCAAFGFEPGTFAPTYRLIYGSPGGSLAFEIAARLGLPRAVLDAAHAWRTDTEVRVSEQMAKLDRELQALDHERRLTSQARVQAEAAERQLRAREEALREREAQFTRKLEQRLNEQLRDARAEVDKVVADLRQQAAVLEKQQQKRIAALPTGVTGELRSSSQAALDAIAGRVREGAGRAVPAPEADLPGTGAGASHEPAKVGDRVEVGVLRLGGVVQRIAGADAEVDVNGKRMRVKVADLRRIGGSTQQAAPNVRVTLADRGEHVNGADLNVIGCTVDEAIDRADKFLDEAAVQDLRSVRVIHGHGTGRLRQALSGYLAAHPLVLRAAPAPHDMGGAAVTLVELRD from the coding sequence ATGCAGGCCACCACACTCCGCGCACTCGAGTTCGACCAGATCGCGGCAGTGGTGCGTTCGTACGCCGTCACGCCATTCGGCGCCGCGCGTCTGGAACGCCTGACGCCGTCCACCGAACCGGTCCGCGTGGCGGAGGCCCTCGACCTCACGGGCGAGGCCATTCTCCTGCTGCAGGACCACCAGACGCTGCCGCTCAGGGGCAACGAGACGGTCCAGGGCGCCATCGACGGGCTTGCCGTTGCGGGCGCGCCGCTCGAACCCCTTCGCCTGCTGGCGCTCGCGGACTTCTTCGATTCGGTGGACCGCTCGGCAGCGCTCGTCGAACGTGCCGCCACGCGATTGCCGGCCCTGGCGGCCGTCGCCAGGCGCGCCTCGCGATTCACCGACGAGAACGCCCGCGTGCGCAAGGCCATCAGCCAGCACGGCGAGGTCGTTGACGAGGCCAGTCCTGCCCTGGCGCACCTGCGCGACAAGCTGCGCAAACAGCGCCAGCGCCTGCGCGGCACGCTGGAGTCGTACCTGCGCGGCAGGGACACGGCCAAGTACCTGCAGGACCAGGTCATCACCGAGCGCAACGGCCGCTTCGTCATCGTCGTGCGCGCGGAGCACCGCGGGGCGATCCCCGGGCTGGTCCACGGCGCGTCGGCCAGCGGCGCCAGCCTCTACCTCGAACCGCTCAGCACCGTCGACGTCAACAACGACATCGTCGCGCTGGAGGAGCAGGAAGCGGAGGAGGTACACCGGATCCTGCTCGGCCTGACCGACGGGTACCGCGCACGGGCCGTCGACCTGCACGCCACGCTCGACGCCGCAACGGCACTCGACGAAATTCAGGCGAAGGCCCGGTTCTCCATGTCGTTCAACGGCGTCAGGCCGGCGCTGTCGCACGACGGACGGCTGGAGCTGCGCCACGCGCGGCATCCCCTGCTGATTCCGGCCGTCGCCCGGCGCGTGCCCTCCTTCGCGACGATGACGCATCCCGTCGCTACGGAGGGCAAGCCCGAGGCTGGCGTGCGCGTGCCGCGTGAGAAGGAGCCGGTGGCGAGCGACCTGCTGGTGGTCCCGCCCGCGAAGGCGCTGGTCATCACGGGGCCGAACACCGGCGGCAAGACCGTGGCGCTCAAGACGGCGGGACTGCTGGTGCTGATGGCCCAGGCGGGTCTGTTCGTGCCTGCCGAAGCCGGATCGCGGCTGCCCGTGTTCCGCAGCGTGTTTGCCGACATCGGCGACGAGCAGTCGATCGCCGCCAACCTGAGCACGTTCTCGTGGCACATGACGAGCATCGTGGCGATGGACGAGGCGCTGCGGCTCCCGGCGCTCGTGCTGCTCGACGAGGTCGGCAACGGGACCGATCCCGTGGAAGGCGGCGCGCTCGGCGTGGCCGTGATCGACCACTTCCGCCAGCGCGGCGCGGTGGTCGTGGCGACCACGCACTACGAGACGATCAAGTCGTACGCCACGAGCACGCCGGGCGTCACGTGTGCAGCGTTCGGCTTCGAACCCGGGACGTTCGCGCCGACGTACAGACTGATTTACGGGTCGCCGGGCGGGAGTCTGGCCTTCGAGATCGCGGCGCGGCTGGGCCTGCCGCGCGCCGTCCTCGACGCCGCGCACGCCTGGCGCACGGACACGGAAGTCCGCGTCTCCGAGCAGATGGCGAAGCTCGACCGCGAATTGCAGGCGCTCGACCACGAGCGGCGACTCACGAGCCAGGCTCGCGTGCAGGCGGAGGCCGCGGAGCGCCAGTTGCGCGCGCGCGAGGAGGCGCTGCGTGAACGCGAAGCCCAGTTCACGCGTAAGCTCGAACAGCGGCTGAACGAGCAGCTCCGCGATGCCAGGGCCGAGGTCGACAAGGTGGTGGCCGACCTCCGCCAGCAGGCCGCCGTCCTCGAAAAGCAGCAGCAGAAGCGGATTGCCGCACTGCCCACGGGTGTCACGGGCGAGCTCCGCTCCTCTTCCCAGGCCGCGCTCGATGCCATCGCCGGGCGTGTCCGCGAGGGCGCCGGCAGGGCTGTGCCGGCCCCAGAGGCAGACCTGCCCGGAACTGGCGCGGGAGCGTCACATGAACCGGCAAAGGTGGGGGATCGCGTGGAAGTCGGCGTGCTGCGCCTTGGCGGCGTGGTGCAGCGCATCGCCGGTGCCGACGCCGAGGTGGACGTGAACGGCAAGCGGATGCGCGTGAAAGTGGCGGATCTGCGCAGGATCGGGGGCTCGACCCAGCAGGCGGCGCCCAACGTGCGCGTCACGCTGGCCGATCGCGGCGAACACGTCAACGGCGCAGACCTGAACGTGATCGGTTGCACCGTCGACGAGGCCATCGACCGCGCGGACAAGTTCCTCGACGAGGCGGCGGTGCAGGACCTGCGCAGCGTGCGCGTGATCCACGGCCACGGAACGGGCAGGCTGCGGCAGGCGTTGAGTGGATATCTCGCCGCGCATCCGCTCGTCCTGCGTGCCGCGCCGGCACCGCACGACATGGGTGGTGCGGCGGTGACGCTCGTCGAACTGCGGGACTAG
- a CDS encoding glycosyltransferase family 2 protein, with protein MTLTELAILAAYFFVLSILAFYGWHRYVMVYWYKRYADHVPGPLPQLDPLPVVTIQLPIFNEMYVVDRLIDAVCRMDYPRELMEIQVLDDSTDETVDVAALAVRRWKNQGFNITYLHRTDRTGFKAGALEAGMQVADGRFIAIFDADFVPPADFLRRALPQFADPQVGMVQARWGHINADYSTLTRIQAIMLDGHFVLEHGSRNRAGCFFNFNGTAGIWRRDAIEQSGGWQHDTLTEDLDLSYRAQLRGWRFVFMEDVITPAELPVEMNSFKSQQHRWAKGSVQTALKLLPQILAADLPFRVKAEAFFHLTANFNYLLMVALCVLMFPSMYVRYNMGWSEMLLIDIPLFFAATFSVVNFYAFSQMQAYPQTWTERIKYLPLLMAVGIGLSINNTRAVIEAIAGRQTEFVRTPKHGVERTGDDWAGKKYHQMMLWQPLAEVALGLYFTFTVVYALVNGIYGTLPFLVLFQVGFLYPGLTSLFQQFGGDEAVLSTQIAGE; from the coding sequence ATGACACTCACTGAACTGGCGATCCTTGCGGCGTACTTCTTCGTCCTGAGCATCCTGGCGTTTTACGGCTGGCACCGGTACGTGATGGTGTACTGGTACAAGCGGTATGCCGACCACGTGCCCGGACCGCTGCCGCAACTGGATCCGCTCCCGGTCGTCACGATCCAGCTCCCGATCTTCAACGAGATGTACGTGGTGGACCGCCTCATCGACGCGGTCTGCCGCATGGACTACCCGCGGGAGCTGATGGAGATCCAGGTGCTCGACGACTCGACGGACGAGACCGTCGACGTTGCCGCACTGGCCGTCCGCCGCTGGAAGAACCAGGGCTTCAACATCACCTACCTGCACCGCACCGACCGCACGGGCTTCAAGGCCGGCGCGCTCGAGGCGGGGATGCAGGTGGCCGACGGTCGCTTCATCGCGATCTTCGACGCCGACTTCGTGCCGCCCGCCGACTTCCTCCGCCGCGCGCTGCCGCAGTTCGCCGACCCGCAGGTGGGCATGGTGCAGGCCCGCTGGGGCCACATCAACGCCGACTACTCCACGCTCACGCGCATCCAGGCGATCATGCTCGACGGGCACTTCGTGCTCGAGCACGGTAGCCGCAACCGCGCGGGCTGCTTCTTCAACTTCAACGGCACGGCAGGCATCTGGCGCCGCGACGCGATCGAGCAGTCGGGCGGCTGGCAGCACGACACGCTGACAGAGGACCTCGACCTCAGCTACCGCGCGCAGCTGCGCGGCTGGCGCTTCGTGTTCATGGAGGACGTCATCACGCCGGCGGAACTGCCGGTGGAGATGAACAGCTTCAAGTCGCAGCAGCACCGCTGGGCGAAGGGCTCCGTGCAGACGGCGCTCAAGCTCCTGCCGCAGATCCTCGCCGCCGACCTGCCCTTCCGCGTCAAGGCCGAGGCGTTCTTCCACCTCACCGCCAACTTCAACTACCTGTTGATGGTGGCGCTGTGCGTGCTGATGTTCCCGTCCATGTACGTGCGCTACAACATGGGCTGGTCGGAGATGCTGCTCATCGACATCCCGCTGTTCTTCGCGGCGACGTTCTCGGTGGTCAACTTCTACGCGTTCTCGCAGATGCAGGCGTATCCGCAGACCTGGACCGAACGCATCAAGTACCTGCCGCTGCTGATGGCGGTGGGCATCGGCCTGTCGATCAACAACACGCGCGCGGTGATCGAAGCGATCGCCGGCCGCCAGACCGAGTTCGTCCGCACGCCCAAGCACGGCGTCGAACGCACGGGCGACGACTGGGCCGGCAAGAAGTACCACCAGATGATGCTGTGGCAACCCCTCGCCGAAGTGGCGCTGGGCCTGTACTTCACGTTCACTGTCGTCTACGCCCTCGTCAACGGCATCTACGGCACGCTGCCGTTCCTCGTCCTGTTCCAGGTCGGCTTCCTGTACCCGGGCCTCACGTCGCTGTTCCAGCAGTTCGGCGGCGACGAGGCCGTGCTCAGCACGCAGATCGCGGGCGAGTAA